A window of the Veillonellaceae bacterium genome harbors these coding sequences:
- a CDS encoding phosphoglycerate kinase, which produces MNKKTLNDVWVNNKKVFVRVDYNVPMDKAGNITNDTRIRATLPTIEYLLSRNAAVILASHLGRPKGAVVPEFSLAPVAKRLAELLGREVKFASDCVGQATEAMAAALKPGEILMLENLRFHKEEEKNDPEFARQLALLAEIAVNDAFGVSHRAHASVEGITKHLTAVPGFLMEKEIIFLGQALANPTRPFAAIIGGAKVSDKIGVIENLLDKVDTLIIGGGMANTFLAAQGFKIGKSLVEADKLDLAKALIEKAKQQGVNLLLPTDVVIADKFAADADNRPVSIDSIPDDWMALDIGPKTAEVYAEAVAAAKTIVWNGPMGVFEMDAFAKGTERVAKAVADSKATSIVGGGDSIAALEKTGLSSRISHISTGGGASLEFLEGKVLPGIAALADK; this is translated from the coding sequence ATGAATAAAAAAACCCTCAACGATGTGTGGGTGAATAATAAAAAGGTATTTGTTCGCGTAGATTACAACGTGCCCATGGATAAGGCCGGCAATATTACCAACGATACTCGGATTAGGGCTACACTGCCGACTATCGAATATCTTTTGTCACGTAATGCCGCTGTAATATTGGCCAGCCATTTAGGCCGACCGAAAGGTGCTGTTGTACCTGAGTTCTCACTGGCTCCTGTTGCCAAACGCTTAGCTGAATTGCTCGGCCGCGAAGTTAAATTTGCGTCCGACTGTGTTGGGCAAGCAACAGAAGCTATGGCTGCAGCCTTAAAGCCCGGCGAAATCTTAATGCTGGAAAACCTAAGGTTTCATAAAGAAGAAGAAAAAAACGACCCGGAATTTGCCCGTCAGCTGGCATTGCTTGCCGAAATTGCCGTTAATGATGCCTTCGGCGTATCCCACCGGGCTCATGCCTCGGTTGAAGGTATCACAAAACATCTAACAGCCGTTCCCGGTTTTTTAATGGAGAAGGAAATTATCTTCTTAGGCCAGGCGCTGGCTAACCCAACCCGCCCGTTTGCTGCTATTATCGGCGGTGCTAAAGTGTCTGATAAAATCGGGGTTATCGAAAACCTCCTCGATAAAGTTGATACTTTAATAATCGGCGGTGGCATGGCTAATACCTTCTTGGCTGCCCAAGGTTTTAAAATCGGGAAATCGCTTGTTGAAGCAGATAAACTGGATTTAGCCAAAGCCCTGATCGAAAAGGCGAAACAGCAGGGGGTTAACCTGCTGCTGCCGACCGATGTTGTTATTGCCGATAAGTTCGCGGCTGACGCTGATAACCGGCCGGTGAGCATTGACTCAATCCCTGATGATTGGATGGCACTTGATATTGGACCCAAGACGGCAGAAGTTTATGCTGAAGCTGTAGCTGCCGCTAAAACAATTGTCTGGAATGGACCGATGGGCGTTTTTGAAATGGACGCCTTTGCCAAGGGAACCGAACGTGTGGCTAAAGCTGTTGCTGATTCGAAGGCAACCAGTATCGTCGGCGGCGGCGACTCAATCGCTGCGCTGGAGAAAACCGGTCTTTCGAGTCGCATCAGTCATATTTCGACAGGCGGCGGCGCCTCGTTGGAATTCTTGGAAGGTAAAGTTCTGCCAGGTATTGCGGCCTTGGCAGATAAATAG
- a CDS encoding triose-phosphate isomerase has product MRKPIIAGNWKMHKNISEAVALVRDLAGLTADVKAVDMVVCPPFTALHSVGQVLKDTNIGLGAQNMYWEKQGAFTGEIAPEMLIDAGCQYVIIGHSERRQYFAETDETVNKKVKAALSYNLIPIMCVGETLEQRENGTTENVVGQQVKGGLEGLTAEQVASLVIAYEPVWAIGTGRTASAEDANAVCAFIRRTVAEMFDNQTAESVRIQYGGSVKPANIAELMAKSDIDGALVGGAALDAAGFSQIINF; this is encoded by the coding sequence ATGCGTAAACCGATTATTGCCGGCAACTGGAAGATGCATAAAAATATTAGCGAAGCAGTTGCTCTAGTTCGTGATTTAGCCGGTTTGACAGCCGACGTTAAAGCTGTAGATATGGTAGTTTGCCCGCCCTTCACCGCTCTTCATAGTGTTGGTCAGGTTCTGAAGGATACCAACATTGGTCTGGGTGCGCAAAACATGTACTGGGAAAAGCAAGGCGCGTTTACCGGTGAAATAGCTCCGGAAATGCTTATCGATGCAGGCTGCCAATATGTCATTATCGGCCATTCCGAGCGCCGCCAATATTTTGCTGAAACCGATGAAACCGTTAATAAGAAGGTAAAAGCGGCATTAAGCTATAATTTAATACCGATAATGTGTGTCGGCGAAACGCTCGAACAGCGCGAAAACGGCACAACTGAAAATGTTGTTGGTCAGCAGGTTAAGGGCGGCCTGGAAGGCCTTACTGCCGAGCAAGTAGCTAGTCTGGTTATTGCTTATGAACCGGTTTGGGCGATTGGCACCGGCCGGACGGCTTCGGCTGAGGACGCTAACGCTGTCTGCGCCTTTATCCGCAGAACTGTGGCCGAAATGTTCGATAACCAAACTGCTGAAAGTGTTCGAATTCAATATGGCGGCAGTGTTAAGCCGGCAAACATTGCTGAACTGATGGCAAAAAGTGATATTGACGGCGCATTAGTCGGCGGAGCTGCTTTAGATGCAGCCGGCTTCAGCCAGATAATTAATTTTTAA
- a CDS encoding 2,3-bisphosphoglycerate-independent phosphoglycerate mutase, which translates to MSKLKTPIALVIMDGWGVGCADDPSNAISHSETPHLTLLSELYPSTTLACSGEAVGLPNGQMGNSEVGHLNIGAGRIVYQELTRISKAIKDGDFFTNKVLTGVIEKAKAAGGALHLLGLVSDGGVHSHIEHLYALLELAKRHGLTEVYVHAFLDGRDVPPSSAIDYLAALENKIAELGIGKIATISGRYYAMDRDKRWERVEKAYAALVYRQGITAPTAREAIKQAYERGETDEFVQPTVIAGPDDWAIKPNDGVIFFNFRPDRSRQLTRTFVDRDFRGFDRKKGYLPLAFATMTQYDETLDVDVAYPPQYLKNTLGEIFSQAGLNQLRIAETEKYAHVTFFFSGGEEKPFANEDRILVPSPKVATYDLKPEMSAVEVTDKVVKAINSGKYDLIILNYANGDMVGHTGKMGAAVNAVATVDKCVGRVVDAMRDRGGITLITADHGNCECMIDPDTGGPLTCHTTNVVPFIMVSEHHRNAKLRPGKLADISPTILELAAMQIPPEMTGQSLIAK; encoded by the coding sequence TTGAGCAAACTTAAAACACCTATTGCCCTTGTTATAATGGACGGGTGGGGCGTAGGCTGTGCTGACGATCCCAGCAACGCGATAAGCCATTCGGAAACACCCCATTTAACGCTGTTATCCGAGTTGTATCCGTCGACTACGCTAGCCTGCTCTGGTGAGGCGGTAGGCTTGCCGAACGGTCAAATGGGAAATTCCGAGGTCGGCCATCTCAATATCGGCGCCGGACGGATAGTTTATCAAGAACTAACCCGTATTTCCAAGGCTATCAAAGACGGGGACTTTTTTACTAATAAGGTATTGACCGGCGTAATCGAAAAGGCTAAGGCTGCCGGAGGAGCCCTCCATCTTCTGGGTCTAGTATCAGACGGCGGCGTTCATAGCCATATTGAGCATCTTTATGCCTTACTCGAATTAGCAAAGCGACATGGCCTTACAGAAGTCTATGTGCATGCTTTCCTAGACGGCCGCGATGTGCCGCCATCCAGTGCGATTGACTATTTAGCCGCTTTAGAAAATAAAATTGCCGAGTTAGGCATTGGCAAGATTGCAACTATTTCAGGTCGATATTACGCCATGGATCGTGATAAGCGCTGGGAGCGGGTAGAGAAGGCCTATGCTGCCTTGGTCTATCGGCAAGGGATAACAGCTCCGACGGCCCGGGAGGCTATCAAGCAAGCTTATGAGCGCGGTGAAACAGATGAGTTTGTCCAACCGACTGTCATCGCCGGCCCTGACGACTGGGCAATTAAACCAAATGATGGCGTTATTTTCTTTAACTTCCGGCCAGATCGGTCGCGTCAGCTGACCAGAACCTTTGTTGATAGAGATTTCCGCGGTTTTGACCGCAAAAAAGGGTATTTGCCGCTGGCGTTTGCAACTATGACTCAATATGACGAAACACTTGATGTTGACGTTGCCTATCCGCCGCAATACTTAAAAAATACGCTGGGCGAGATATTTAGCCAAGCTGGCTTAAATCAGCTTAGAATTGCTGAAACTGAGAAGTATGCCCATGTTACCTTTTTCTTTAGCGGTGGCGAGGAGAAACCGTTTGCTAATGAAGACCGCATTTTAGTTCCGTCCCCCAAAGTTGCTACATATGACCTCAAGCCGGAGATGAGCGCTGTTGAAGTAACCGACAAAGTGGTTAAAGCAATTAATAGTGGTAAATATGACTTGATTATTCTCAATTACGCGAATGGTGATATGGTTGGTCACACCGGCAAGATGGGGGCTGCTGTCAATGCGGTCGCAACAGTAGACAAATGTGTGGGGCGTGTAGTTGATGCCATGCGCGACCGGGGCGGCATAACTTTGATTACAGCCGATCATGGAAATTGTGAATGCATGATTGATCCGGATACCGGCGGGCCATTAACCTGTCATACCACGAATGTAGTTCCTTTCATTATGGTGTCAGAACACCATCGTAACGCTAAGCTGCGGCCAGGAAAACTAGCTGACATATCACCGACAATCCTCGAGCTGGCCGCTATGCAAATCCCGCCCGAAATGACAGGCCAAAGTCTGATAGCGAAATAA
- the eno gene encoding phosphopyruvate hydratase, with product MSTIVDVFAREIMDSRGNPTVEVDVVLDDGTLGRAAVPSGASTGAYEAVELRDGDKGRYLGKGVLKAVQNVNELIAPELIGMEALDQVSIDKLMLEIDGTPNKGKLGANAILGVSMAVAKAAAAASNMPLYQYLGGFNTKELPVPMMNILNGGKHADNNVDIQEFMVMPVGAESFAQALRMCAEVYHGLKGVLKARGLNTAIGDEGGFAPNLASNEQAIEVIIEAITKAGYKPGEEICIALDVAATELYKDGKYNLEGEGVVKTAAEMVEYYAHLVEKYPVISIEDGMSEDDWEGWALLTERLGGKIQLVGDDLFVTNTERLSQGIAKGVANSILVKVNQIGTLTETFDTIEMAKRAGYTCVISHRSGETEDSTIADIAVAVNAGQIKTGAPARTDRVAKYNQLLRIEEELGDVAEYRGKAVFCNLKK from the coding sequence ATGTCGACGATTGTAGATGTTTTTGCCAGAGAGATTATGGACTCGCGGGGTAATCCCACTGTAGAGGTCGATGTAGTGCTGGACGACGGCACGCTTGGCCGCGCTGCCGTACCATCCGGAGCATCAACCGGCGCGTACGAGGCTGTTGAACTAAGAGATGGCGATAAAGGCCGCTATCTAGGCAAAGGCGTACTGAAGGCTGTACAAAATGTAAACGAACTTATTGCCCCTGAGCTTATTGGTATGGAGGCGCTCGACCAAGTTTCTATCGACAAACTTATGCTTGAGATTGACGGTACACCTAATAAAGGCAAACTAGGCGCTAACGCAATTCTTGGCGTTTCAATGGCAGTAGCAAAGGCAGCTGCCGCTGCTTCCAACATGCCGCTGTATCAATATCTTGGCGGTTTCAACACTAAAGAACTGCCAGTACCCATGATGAATATTCTCAATGGCGGCAAGCATGCTGACAATAATGTTGATATTCAAGAATTTATGGTTATGCCGGTTGGCGCTGAAAGCTTCGCCCAAGCACTGCGAATGTGCGCAGAAGTATATCATGGTCTTAAAGGTGTACTTAAAGCCCGTGGTTTAAATACCGCTATCGGTGATGAAGGCGGCTTTGCTCCTAACTTAGCATCTAACGAACAAGCTATTGAAGTAATTATTGAAGCGATTACTAAAGCCGGTTACAAGCCGGGCGAAGAAATTTGCATTGCGCTTGACGTAGCGGCAACCGAACTCTACAAAGACGGCAAATACAACCTTGAAGGCGAAGGCGTCGTTAAAACAGCCGCTGAGATGGTTGAATACTATGCGCATCTCGTTGAAAAATATCCTGTTATCTCCATTGAAGACGGTATGTCCGAGGACGACTGGGAAGGCTGGGCGCTGCTGACTGAACGTCTGGGCGGCAAAATCCAGCTTGTCGGCGATGACTTATTTGTAACTAATACTGAAAGATTAAGCCAAGGTATTGCTAAAGGCGTGGCTAACTCTATTCTTGTAAAAGTAAATCAAATAGGTACACTGACCGAGACTTTTGACACTATTGAAATGGCTAAACGGGCTGGATACACTTGTGTAATTTCCCATCGCTCAGGCGAGACCGAAGATTCCACTATTGCCGATATTGCAGTAGCCGTTAATGCCGGCCAAATCAAGACAGGTGCGCCTGCGCGTACAGATCGTGTCGCAAAATACAATCAGCTGCTTCGCATCGAAGAAGAACTTGGTGATGTTGCAGAGTATAGAGGCAAAGCTGTCTTTTGCAACTTAAAGAAGTAA